Proteins from one Flammeovirgaceae bacterium genomic window:
- the ypdA gene encoding YpdA family putative bacillithiol disulfide reductase codes for MEAHKKYDIVIIGAGPIGLACGIEAKKAGLKYLILEKGCLVNSLYRYPFNMTFFSTSEKLEIGGVPFISHGPKPNRAEALEYYRRVASSWQLEIKLYEKVEAVHKANGIFEISTAKQKYHSKALVLSLGFYDLPYLLHVPGEDLPKVRHYYDEPHPYFNQKIVVVGAANSAVDVALETWRKGADVTMVIREPGIKDTVKYWVKPDIENRIKEGGIKAYFNSEVTNITPHHVDIKTPEGPLQLENDFVLAMTGYQPPFDFMKSLGIQFQNDEYHTPVYNEGTMESSVDNLYLAGVVCGGLKTNKWFIENSRVHAGLIIDAVKSKTLSVKQGQGF; via the coding sequence ATGGAAGCGCACAAAAAATATGATATTGTGATCATTGGCGCAGGCCCCATCGGCCTGGCCTGTGGGATAGAAGCCAAAAAGGCAGGGTTGAAATACCTTATCCTGGAGAAAGGGTGCCTTGTCAACTCCCTGTACCGCTATCCATTCAACATGACTTTCTTTTCCACTTCCGAGAAATTGGAAATCGGAGGGGTTCCCTTCATCTCCCATGGCCCCAAGCCCAACCGTGCCGAGGCATTGGAATACTACCGAAGGGTGGCGTCCAGTTGGCAATTGGAGATAAAGCTTTATGAAAAAGTCGAGGCGGTGCACAAGGCAAATGGAATTTTTGAAATAAGCACGGCAAAACAAAAATATCATTCGAAGGCATTGGTGTTGTCACTGGGTTTTTATGACTTGCCCTACCTGCTCCATGTGCCCGGGGAAGACCTGCCCAAGGTGAGGCATTACTATGACGAGCCTCATCCCTATTTCAATCAAAAGATAGTAGTGGTGGGCGCGGCCAACTCCGCGGTGGACGTGGCCTTGGAGACCTGGCGCAAGGGCGCTGACGTGACCATGGTCATCCGGGAGCCGGGGATAAAGGACACGGTAAAATACTGGGTGAAGCCTGATATTGAAAACAGGATAAAGGAGGGGGGCATCAAGGCCTATTTCAATTCCGAGGTAACGAACATCACGCCCCACCATGTGGACATCAAAACACCGGAAGGCCCCCTTCAGTTGGAAAATGATTTTGTACTGGCCATGACAGGCTACCAGCCACCTTTTGATTTCATGAAGTCGCTCGGGATACAATTTCAAAACGATGAGTACCATACGCCTGTGTACAACGAAGGGACCATGGAGAGTTCGGTCGACAATTTGTACCTGGCCGGGGTGGTGTGTGGCGGGCTAAAAACCAACAAATGGTTTATTGAAAACTCACGTGTGCATGCAGGTTTGATCATCGATGCCGTAAAATCAAAAACCCTGTCCGTTAAACAAGGACAGGGTTTTTAA